One stretch of Mangifera indica cultivar Alphonso chromosome 9, CATAS_Mindica_2.1, whole genome shotgun sequence DNA includes these proteins:
- the LOC123226128 gene encoding calcium-transporting ATPase 4, endoplasmic reticulum-type-like translates to MGKGGQDCGKSENTDKKSSIQDDFPAWARDVKECEEHYGVSRKFGLSNAQVEKQREKFGYNELEKHEGTSIFQLILEQFNDTLVKILLVAAIVSFVLAWYDGDEGGEMTITAFVEPLVIFLILIVNAIVGIWQESNAEKALEALKEIQSEQATVIREGKRISNFPAKELVPGDIVELRVGDKVPADMRVLCLISSTFRIEQGSLTGESEAVSKTVKVVPENSDIQGKKCMVFAGTTVVNGNCICLVTQTGMNTEIGQVHSQIHEASQNEEDTPLKKKLNEFGEVLTMIIGLICALVWLMNLNYFLTWEYVDGWPRNFKFSFEKCTYYFEIAVALAVAAIPEGLPAVITTCLALGTRKMAQKNALVRKLPSVETLGCTTVICSDKTGTLTTNQMSVTELVAMGSKAGTLRSFEVEGTTYNPFNGKINNWPVGQMDANLQMIAKIAAVCNDAGVEQSGSHYVAGGMPTEAALKVLVEKMGFPEGSNDGSSSSPKDVLCCCQLWNKLEQRIATLEFDRDRKSMGVIVNSSSGKKSLLVKGAVESLMERSACIQLLDGSVVKLDEYSRDLILQSLHEMSTSALRCLGFAYKDDLAEFASYNGDEDHPAHQLLLNPANYSSIESQLIFVGLVGLKDPPRPEVRQAIEDCRTAGIRVMVITGDNKNTAEAICRDIGVFGSNEDIGSRSLTGKDFMIYPDQKNYLRQSGGLLFSRAEPRHKQEIVRLLKENGEIVAMTGDGVNDAPALKLADIGVAMGITGTEVAKEASDMVLADDNFSTIVAAVGEGRSIYDNMKAFIRYMISSNIGEVASIFLTAALGIPEGLIPVQLLWVNLVTDGPPATALGFNPPDKDIMKKPPRRNDDSLITPWILFRYMVIGLYVGLATVGVFIIWYTHDTFLGIDLSGDGHSLVTYSQLANWGQCHSWQNFSVSPFTAGSQEFTFDTNPCEYFRSGKIKATTLSLSVLVAIEMFNSLNALSEDSSLLTMPPWVNPWLLLAMSISFGLHFLILYVPFLAQVFDIVPLSLNEWLLVLAVAFPVILIDEVLKFIGRCTSGLRYSDRHNSSKRKEE, encoded by the exons ATGGGAAAAGGGGGCCAAGACTGTGGTAAAAGTGAAAATACTGATAAAAAATCGTCAATTCAAGACGATTTTCCTGCTTGGGCTAGGGATGTTAAAGAATGTGAAGAGCATTATGGAGTAAGTCGCAAATTTGGGCTATCAAATGCACAAGTTGAGAAGCAGCGAGAGAAATTCGGGTATAATGAATTAGAGAAACACGAGGGTACATCTATTTTTCAGTTGATTTTAGAACAATTCAATGATACTTTAGTTAAGATTTTGTTAGTTGCCGCTATTGTCTCCTTTGTGTTAGCTTGGTACGATGGAGATGAAGGAGGTGAGATGACTATTACAGCATTTGTGGAGCCTTTggtaatttttttgatattgattGTGAATGCAATTGTGGGTATTTGGCAAGAGAGTAATGCTGAGAAAGCCTTAGAGGCTTTGAAAGAAATTCAATCAGAGCAAGCAACTGTGATTCGTGAAGGGAAgcgaatttcaaattttcccgCTAAAGAACTTGTTCCTGGGGATATTGTGGAGTTGAGGGTTGGTGATAAGGTCCCAGCAGATATGCGGGTTTTGTGTTTGATAAGCTCAACTTTCAGGATTGAGCAGGGTTCATTGACAGGAGAGAGTGAAGCTGTGAGCAAGACTGTTAAGGTTGTGCCAGAGAATTCTGATATTCAAGGGAAGAAGTGTATGGTTTTTGCCGGAACAACTGTGGTGAACGGGAATTGCATTTGCCTGGTTACTCAGACGGGTATGAACACGGAGATAGGCCAGGTGCATTCACAGATACATGAAGCCTCACAGAATGAGGAAGATACCCCATTGAAGAAGAAGTTGAATGAGTTTGGAGAGGTTCTGACAATGATAATTGGACTTATCTGTGCCTTGGTCTGGCttatgaatttgaactattTTCTTACTTGGGAGTATGTTGATGGTTGGCCCAGAAATTTTAAGTTCTCATTTGAAAAGTGCACATATTATTTTGAGATTGCTGTGGCTCTGGCAGTAGCTGCCATTCCAGAAGGCCTCCCAGCAGTTATCACAACATGTTTGGCACTGGGCACTCGAAAGATGGCCCAAAAGAATGCCCTTGTCAGGAAGTTGCCTAGCGTTGAGACTCTTGGTTGTACTACTGTGATCTGTTCTGATAAAACAGGCACATTGACTACCAATCAAATGTCCGTGACAGAGCTTGTTGCCATGGGTTCTAAGGCTGGCACACTCCGATCTTTTGAGGTGGAAGGTACTACCTACAATCCTTTCAATGGAAAAATAAACAACTGGCCTGTAGGACAAATGGATGCTAATCTTCAAATGATAGCGAAGATTGCTGCTGTTTGCAATGATGCTGGTGTTGAGCAATCTGGTAGTCATTATGTCGCCGGTGGAATGCCCACTGAGGCAGCATTGAAG GTACTGGTTGAGAAAATGGGATTCCCTGAGGGATCTAATGATGGTTCATCTTCAAGTCCCAAGGATGTTCTAT GCTGTTGTCAGCTGTGGAATAAACTAGAGCAGCGGATTGCAACTCTTGAGTTTGACCGTGATCGGAAATCCATGGGGGTCATTGTGAATTCCAGCTCTGGGAAAAAGTCATTGCTAGTGAAG GGTGCTGTCGAAAGTTTAATGGAGAGAAGCGCCTGCATTCAATTACTTGATGGTTCTGTTGTCAAATTGGATGAATATTCAAGGGATCTTATTTTACAAAGTCTTCATGAAATGTCAACAAGTGCATTGCGCTGTCTGGGTTTTGCATACAAGGATGACCTCGCAGAGTTTGCCTCATATAATGGTGATGAAGATCATCCAGCTCATCAGCTTTTGCTTAATCCTGCCAATTATTCTTCAATCGAAAGTCAACTCATTTTTGTTGGCTTGGTTGGGTTAAAG GATCCTCCTCGGCCAGAGGTTCGTCAGGCAATTGAGGACTGCAGAACCGCTGGAATTCGTGTCATGGTCATTACAGGGGACAACAAGAACACTGCTGAAGCTATTTGTCGTGACATTGGTGTATTTGGATCTAATGAGGATATCGGTTCAAGAAGTCTAACTGGAaaagattttatgatttatcCCGATCAGAAAAATTATCTACGGCAAAGTGGAGGGCTCCTATTTTCCAGGGCAGAACCAAGGCATAAACAAGAAATAGTCAGATTACTTAAAGAGAATGGTGAAATCGTTGCAATGACAGGAGATGGAGTGAATGATGCACCTGCATTGAAGTTGGCTGATATAGGTGTAGCAATGGGCATTACCGGGACAGAG GTTGCCAAGGAAGCCTCTGATATGGTGTTAGCAGATGATAATTTTAGCACTATAGTTGCTGCCGTTGGCGAAGGCCGATCTATCTACGATAATATGAAAGCCTTTATCAG GTACATGATATCATCAAATATTGGTGAGGTTGCCTCCATATTTTTGACAGCTGCTTTGGGCATTCCAGAAGGCTTGATTCCAGTCCAGCTTCTTTGGGTAAATCTTGTTACTGATGGTCCACCTGCAACAGCCTTAGGATTTAATCCTCCAGATAAGGATATCATGAAGAAGCCCCCCAGAAGGAATGATGACTCATTGATCACTCCTTGGATTTTATTCCGATATATG GTAATTGGACTCTATGTTGGGTTAGCAACTGTTGGGGTATTCATCATATGGTATACGCATGACACATTCTTAGGCATTGACCTTAGTGGAGATGGCCATAGTCTTGTGACCTACTCTCAGCTTGCTAATTGGGGCCAGTGCCATTCTTGGCAGAATTTTTCGGTGTCACCCTTTACAGCTGGCAGTCAAGAGTTCACATTTGATACGAATCCATGTGAATATTTCCGTTCTGGGAAAATCAAAGCCACCACTCTCTCCCTCTCTGTATTGGTCGCAATTGAGATGTTCAATTCCCTTAACGCCCTGTCTGAGGACTCAAGCCTGTTGACAATGCCCCCATGGGTCAACCCGTGGCTCCTTCTGGCTATGTCTATTTCATTTGGCCTACACTTTTTGATCCTTTATGTGCCATTCCTTGCTCAAGTATTTGACATTGTTCCTCTCAGTCTGAATGAATGGCTCTTGGTCTTGGCTGTTGCTTTCCCGGTGATTCTAATTGATGAGGTTCTCAAGTTCATTGGGAGATGTACAAGCGGGTTACGATATTCTGATCGTCACAACTCATCAAAGCGCAAGGAGGAGTGA
- the LOC123225169 gene encoding histone H4 — protein MSGRGKGGKGLGKGGAKRHRKVLRDNIQGITKPAIRRLARRGGVKRISGLIYEETRGVLKIFLENVIRDAVTYTEHARRKTVTAMDVVYALKRQGRTLYGFGG, from the coding sequence ATGTCGGGCCGTGGAAAAGGAGGCAAGGGTTTGGGAAAGGGAGGAGCGAAGCGGCACCGTAAGGTCCTCCGAGATAACATTCAAGGGATCACTAAGCCTGCGATTAGGCGTTTGGCTCGCAGAGGTGGAGTGAAGCGTATCAGTGGGTTGATCTATGAGGAGACACGTGGCGTTCTGAAGATATTCTTGGAAAATGTGATCCGTGATGCTGTGACATACACTGAGCATGCAAGGAGGAAGACGGTGACTGCGATGGATGTTGTATATGCGCTGAAGAGGCAGGGCAGGACTCTCTATGGTTTTGGTGGTTAA
- the LOC123225347 gene encoding zinc finger protein CONSTANS-LIKE 5-like isoform X2 — MYTFPRASDVYGTNSSSMSSDDPSHFPLAPLPSPHLLDHATGCTYEVDSVMVHSHSSSTSSGCSSYSSPSYGTTSQIQRSISSHSLQKNNNRIQSLFLSPNDHSVEMDTSPVRRVFSTGDLHIHTGQKGHRSESPLISESCAIIEGMNRACRYSPEEKKERIERYRTKRTQRNFNKKIKYACRKTLADSRPRIRGRFARNEEIEKNPQTQWSHISEEEDDEEEENWINYIDSVSSANLF; from the exons ATGTACACTTTCCCACGCGCCTCCGATGTCTACGGCACAAATTCCTCCTCCATGTCATCCGACGACCCGTCGCATTTTCCGTTGGCCCCGTTGCCATCACCTCATTTACTTGATCATGCGACCGGTTGTACTTATGAGGTCGACTCGGTGATGGTTCATAGCCACAGCAGCAGCACTTCCAGTGGCTGCAGTAGCTATAGCTCCCCCAGCTACGGGACGACGAGCCAAATACAGCGGAGTATCAGCAGTCACTCACTTCAGAAGAATAACAACCGTATTCAGTCTCTTTTCTTGTCACCAAATGATCACTCTGTGGAGATGGACACCAGTCCAGTTAGAAGGGTGTTTAGCACCGGTGACTTGCAT ATTCACACGGGGCAAAAAGGTCACAGGTCAGAGAGTCCATTGATTAGTGAGAGCTGTGCTATCATTGAAGGGATGAACAGAGCTTGTCGATACAGTCCGGAGGAGAAAAAGGAGAGAATTGAGAGATATAGAACGAAGAGAACTCAGAGGAACTTCAACAAGAAAATCAAG TATGCGTGTAGAAAAACTTTGGCAGACAGCAGGCCACGCATAAGAGGGCGGTTTGCAAGAAACGAAGAAATTGAGAAGAATCCTCAGACTCAGTGGAGCCACATCAGTGAGGAGGAAGatgacgaagaagaagaaaattggaTCAATTATATCGATTCAGTTTCATCTGCAAATctattttaa
- the LOC123225347 gene encoding zinc finger protein CONSTANS-LIKE 5-like isoform X1, with protein sequence MYTFPRASDVYGTNSSSMSSDDPSHFPLAPLPSPHLLDHATGCTYEVDSVMVHSHSSSTSSGCSSYSSPSYGTTSQIQRSISSHSLQKNNNRIQSLFLSPNDHSVEMDTSPVRRVFSTGDLHKIHTGQKGHRSESPLISESCAIIEGMNRACRYSPEEKKERIERYRTKRTQRNFNKKIKYACRKTLADSRPRIRGRFARNEEIEKNPQTQWSHISEEEDDEEEENWINYIDSVSSANLF encoded by the exons ATGTACACTTTCCCACGCGCCTCCGATGTCTACGGCACAAATTCCTCCTCCATGTCATCCGACGACCCGTCGCATTTTCCGTTGGCCCCGTTGCCATCACCTCATTTACTTGATCATGCGACCGGTTGTACTTATGAGGTCGACTCGGTGATGGTTCATAGCCACAGCAGCAGCACTTCCAGTGGCTGCAGTAGCTATAGCTCCCCCAGCTACGGGACGACGAGCCAAATACAGCGGAGTATCAGCAGTCACTCACTTCAGAAGAATAACAACCGTATTCAGTCTCTTTTCTTGTCACCAAATGATCACTCTGTGGAGATGGACACCAGTCCAGTTAGAAGGGTGTTTAGCACCGGTGACTTGCAT AAGATTCACACGGGGCAAAAAGGTCACAGGTCAGAGAGTCCATTGATTAGTGAGAGCTGTGCTATCATTGAAGGGATGAACAGAGCTTGTCGATACAGTCCGGAGGAGAAAAAGGAGAGAATTGAGAGATATAGAACGAAGAGAACTCAGAGGAACTTCAACAAGAAAATCAAG TATGCGTGTAGAAAAACTTTGGCAGACAGCAGGCCACGCATAAGAGGGCGGTTTGCAAGAAACGAAGAAATTGAGAAGAATCCTCAGACTCAGTGGAGCCACATCAGTGAGGAGGAAGatgacgaagaagaagaaaattggaTCAATTATATCGATTCAGTTTCATCTGCAAATctattttaa